The Aneurinibacillus uraniidurans genome segment CAAACCAAAACGATTATTAATGAAGAAATCGAAAATAAGATTACAAATAAGATGTCTGAGGTAGGACAAGCGCTGCAAGTCCGAACGATCTCTCATGAAAAAGTGACAGAAGCCCTTGCCCGAACCGTTGAAAAAAATCCTGGTTCGCTTTCTCTGGAACAATTGCGACAAACTATGAAAAATGGTCTTGAGACAAATAAAGATACGTTTGGGTTCGGTGTTTTTTATGCGCCGTATGCACATGATGGTGCACATAAGTTTTTTAGCACGTATGCCTTTCGGGACAAAGATAAGCTGAGCACAACGGAAGAATTCGCCGAACCGAGTTACAACTACCTCGAACAAGATTGGTATAAACAAGGGATGGAGGCAGCAAAAGCGAAAAGTAAGATTGTTTATTCCGACCCGTATTTCGATGAGAGTCTGGGCGTTCATATGCTCATTGCGATTGCCCCGCTCTATGATGCACAGGGGAACTTTTTTGGAACCGTAAACGGCGATGTCAGTATGGAAACGATTCAAAAAATGGTCGAGGACATTAAAGGAATCAATGGCGGATGGGCATTTTTGGTCGATAAAAATGGGAACTACATCGCTAACCAAAACAAGACATACAAACAGGAAAAATCAATTATTCAGTCTAAAAATGCAGCGTTGTCCGCAGCAGGGAAGCAAATGCTTGGGCAAGAGCAGGGTATGGTCGAGTTTGATGAGAATAAACAAGTACACCGCCTGTATTATCAGGCTGTTCCAGGCACTGATTGGAAGCTGGGGATTGCCATCCCAACAAGTGCTCTGTTTGCCTCGTTAGTCAAATTAATGACAAGCTTGATTGTGATCGGCCTGATCGGGATTATCGCCATCGCACTTGTTGTACTGCTGTTTATCCGTTATGTTGTGAACAATGTCAAAATTGTAGATGGATTTATTACAGCACTGGCAAGCGGCAACTTTACCTATTCACAGGAAGTAAAATCAAGCGATGAATTTGGCAGCATGACCGAAAAATTAAACGAACTAATGGAAAGCATGCGCGGTATGCTGCACAATGTCGTCAACATGTCTTCGGAAGTATCCGCTACTTCTGAGGAGCTGTTATCGATTACAGACGAGTTTACGATGTCATCGAAC includes the following:
- a CDS encoding methyl-accepting chemotaxis protein; amino-acid sequence: MKLRSKALLYVVTPLLLFMILILSIVYGQTKTIINEEIENKITNKMSEVGQALQVRTISHEKVTEALARTVEKNPGSLSLEQLRQTMKNGLETNKDTFGFGVFYAPYAHDGAHKFFSTYAFRDKDKLSTTEEFAEPSYNYLEQDWYKQGMEAAKAKSKIVYSDPYFDESLGVHMLIAIAPLYDAQGNFFGTVNGDVSMETIQKMVEDIKGINGGWAFLVDKNGNYIANQNKTYKQEKSIIQSKNAALSAAGKQMLGQEQGMVEFDENKQVHRLYYQAVPGTDWKLGIAIPTSALFASLVKLMTSLIVIGLIGIIAIALVVLLFIRYVVNNVKIVDGFITALASGNFTYSQEVKSSDEFGSMTEKLNELMESMRGMLHNVVNMSSEVSATSEELLSITDEFTMSSNQIAHEAQNIANDADVQLKEAHTTFEQSLEIERNVTKIGEATDEVIQLTEKAVTEVAQGSKSVQSVIAQINKISDASSEATRVVGVLGQRSQEIGQAADLITGIAQQTNLLALNAAIEAARAGEQGKGFAVVADEVRKLAEQSGQFADQIAVLIAAIQQETEQAVSSMKNGENEVAQGIKMITETNETFSAISHSVQNIVVKMNDVSSSLDDIEHRIESTVKFLETLNSTATNSVSHSQSVAASTEEQVASMEEVKHSMENLATLVSELRNELARFTF